From a single Salmo salar chromosome ssa22, Ssal_v3.1, whole genome shotgun sequence genomic region:
- the bhlhe40 gene encoding class E basic helix-loop-helix protein 40, which produces MERITSAQPPPCMVKHQLLEMADMQGMDFPMYVFKPRRGLKRGEDTKESYKLPHRLIEKKRRDRINECIAQLKDLLPEHLKLATLGHLEKAVVLELTLKHVKALSTLLDQQQQKIIALQNGMQISDQSSVSSENSEEMFRLGFHVCAKEVLQYLANQESSKDHLTPSHMISHLQKVASEVLQSPPRPQPEESTHKPVESMEKPAGHPPKGNEGNAKNFVSVIQRTYPHGHGEQSGSDTDTDSGYGGEHEKRDPKGQRTSCYGKEGELKYDVAERMAGGGIKQEGDEPQVKRLRADSSEDESSSGQVVSSHGSYMSFSQHQTPLCMPFYLIPQMAAAWPMLEKCWYQGGMPLLYPGMSGSAASLSPEKLPQNLVMSPRPGSPAHHQTPMDSPALFQALKQVPPMNFESKD; this is translated from the exons ATGGAGAGGATTACAAGTGCACAACCTCCACCTTGTATGGTAAAACACCAGTTGCTGGAGATGGCAGACATGCAAGG AATGGATTTCCCAATGTACGTGTTCAAACCCCGACGGGGGTTGAAGCGCGGGGAAGACACTAAG GAGTCATACAAGTTACCCCACCGATTGATTGAGAAGAAAAGACGTGACAGAATCAATGAATGCATTGCCCAACTGAAGGATTTATTGCCAGAACATCTTAAACTTGCA ACGTTGGGCCATTTGGAGAAAGCTGTGGTGTTGGAACTCACCCTGAAGCATGTGAAAGCCCTGAGCACTCTCCTGGATCAGCAGCAGCAGAAAATCATTGCATTGCAGAATGGCATGCAAATCA GTGATCAGAGCAGTGTTAGCTCAGAGAACAGTGAGGAGATGTTCCGCCTTGGTTTCCACGTCTGTGCTAAGGAGGTCCTTCAGTACCTGGCTAACCAGGAGAGCAGCAAAGACCACCTGACCCCCTCCCACATGATCAGCCATCTCCAGAAAGTAGCATCAGAGGTGCTCCAGAGTCCACCCAGGCCCCAGCCAGAAGAGTCTACCCACAAACCCGTCGAGAGCATGGAAAAGCCTGCTGGTCATCCGCCTAAGGGCAACGAGGGTAACGCCAAGAACTTTGTGTCTGTCATTCAAAGGACATACCCCCACGGACATGGGGAGCAGAGTGGCAGTGACACAGACACTGACAGCGGCTATGGAGGGGAACACGAGAAACGGGACCCCAAAGGCCAACGCACAAGCTGCTACGGCAAGGAGGGGGAGCTCAAGTATGATGTGGCTGAGAGGATGGCAGGAGGTGGCATCAAGCAGGAGGGTGATGAGCCCCAGGTCAAGAGGTTAAGAGCTGACTCCTCAGAGGATGAGTCTTCCTCTGGACAGGTGGTCAGCAGCCACGGAAGCTACATGAGCTTCTCCCAACACCAGACCCCACTCTGCATGCCCTTCTACCTCATCCCCCAAATGGCTGCAGCATGGCCCATGCTGGAGAAGTGCTGGTACCAAGGGGGCATGCCCCTTTTGTACCCAGGCATGAGTGGCTCTGCAGCCAGCTTGTCTCCAGAGAAACTACCCCAAAACCTGGTAATGTCGCCCAGGCCAGGTTCCCCGGCACACCACCAGACACCTATGGATTCACCAGCTCTCTTCCAAGCTTTAAAGCAAGTCCCCCCCATGAACTTTGAATCCAAAGACTGA